In a genomic window of Peptoclostridium acidaminophilum DSM 3953:
- a CDS encoding phage portal protein, whose protein sequence is MPIISKIFRSRADPTNTAWQSAYSFFFGPTSSGKIVNERTAMQTTAVYSCVRILAETIASLPLHTYRRTERGKEKASDHHLYYLLHDEPNPEMTSFVFRETLMGHLLLWGNAYAQIIRDGRGKVVALYPLMPDKMSVHRSDNGEIYYSYSKEGREHTLRYWEVLHIPGLGFDGLVGHSPIAMAKNAIGMAIATEEYGAAFFNNGANPGGVLEHPGILKDPAKVRDSWNSVYGGSGNAHKVAVLEEGMSFKPIGIPPEQAQFLQTRKFQINEIARIFRIPPHMIGDLEKSSFSNIEQQSLEFVKYTLDPWVVRLEMAMKKALLSPVEKKDYFIKFNVDGLLRGDYASRMQGYSIGIQNGFLSPNDVRALEDMNTIEHGDVYAVNGNMLKLEDIGAYAKKELNSEGEGGKE, encoded by the coding sequence ATACCCATAATATCAAAGATTTTCAGGTCAAGGGCAGACCCGACAAATACCGCATGGCAAAGCGCCTACAGTTTCTTCTTTGGTCCTACATCAAGTGGCAAGATAGTCAATGAAAGAACTGCCATGCAGACAACGGCTGTGTATTCGTGCGTGAGAATCTTGGCTGAAACCATAGCGTCACTCCCACTGCATACTTACAGAAGAACAGAAAGAGGCAAGGAAAAAGCATCAGACCACCATCTATACTATCTGCTCCATGATGAGCCAAACCCTGAGATGACTTCATTTGTGTTTAGAGAAACACTCATGGGTCATCTTTTGCTTTGGGGGAATGCATACGCTCAGATTATCAGGGATGGCAGGGGGAAAGTAGTGGCGCTTTATCCTCTAATGCCTGATAAGATGTCAGTCCATAGAAGCGATAATGGCGAAATTTATTACAGCTATAGCAAGGAAGGCAGGGAGCACACCCTTCGCTATTGGGAAGTGCTGCACATTCCAGGTCTTGGTTTTGACGGACTTGTAGGGCATTCCCCAATAGCTATGGCTAAAAATGCAATAGGCATGGCAATAGCTACGGAAGAGTATGGAGCAGCCTTTTTCAACAACGGGGCCAATCCCGGAGGAGTGCTTGAGCATCCCGGAATTTTAAAGGATCCTGCCAAGGTTAGAGACAGCTGGAACAGCGTTTATGGAGGAAGCGGGAATGCCCACAAAGTGGCTGTTCTTGAGGAAGGTATGAGCTTCAAGCCTATTGGAATACCTCCGGAGCAGGCACAGTTCTTGCAGACCAGGAAGTTTCAAATAAACGAAATTGCCCGTATATTCAGGATTCCGCCCCATATGATAGGGGACCTTGAAAAGTCCAGCTTTTCAAACATAGAGCAGCAGTCGCTGGAATTTGTGAAATACACCCTAGATCCTTGGGTGGTCCGACTGGAGATGGCCATGAAAAAAGCTCTATTGTCTCCAGTCGAAAAGAAGGATTACTTTATAAAGTTCAACGTTGACGGACTTCTTCGTGGAGACTATGCATCGAGGATGCAGGGCTACAGCATAGGTATTCAAAACGGATTTTTAAGCCCTAATGATGTAAGAGCGCTGGAGGACATGAACACCATCGAGCATGGAGATGTGTATGCAGTCAACGGCAACATGCTGAAGCTCGAAGACATAGGCGCTTACGCCAAGAAGGAACTAAATAGTGAAGGGGAAGGAGGAAAAGAATAG
- a CDS encoding head maturation protease, ClpP-related, translated as MKFWNWIKNEDGRTLYLDGYIAQESWFEDEVSPKEFRAELESAKDDIILWINSPGGDCFAASQIYTMLKEYPGKVSVKIDGIAASAASVIAMSGDEVLMSPTSMLMLHNPSTFIWGEEADMKRGIEMFSEVKESIINAYEAKTGLSRQEISQMMDRETWMSANKAQLMGFCDKVLYTENEAVPEALMNGFMFDKVTVTNNFMGKFQKMKKKDEAQIKEFLVGTPYDYLAKRLELLK; from the coding sequence ATGAAGTTTTGGAACTGGATAAAAAACGAAGATGGAAGAACCCTATATCTTGACGGCTACATAGCCCAGGAGAGCTGGTTTGAGGACGAAGTGTCTCCAAAGGAATTTAGAGCCGAGCTTGAATCGGCCAAGGATGACATAATTCTTTGGATCAACTCGCCAGGTGGCGACTGCTTTGCCGCCAGCCAGATATATACAATGCTGAAGGAATATCCGGGCAAGGTCAGCGTCAAAATTGACGGAATAGCGGCCAGCGCAGCATCAGTTATTGCAATGTCGGGAGACGAGGTGCTGATGTCTCCAACATCAATGCTCATGCTCCATAACCCGAGCACTTTTATATGGGGAGAGGAAGCCGACATGAAGCGCGGAATTGAAATGTTCTCAGAGGTGAAGGAGAGCATTATCAATGCGTATGAAGCAAAGACTGGTCTTTCGAGACAAGAAATCTCGCAGATGATGGACAGGGAAACGTGGATGAGTGCCAACAAGGCCCAATTAATGGGATTTTGCGACAAGGTGCTCTATACAGAGAATGAAGCAGTGCCTGAAGCCTTGATGAATGGTTTTATGTTCGACAAGGTCACTGTCACAAACAATTTTATGGGAAAATTCCAAAAGATGAAAAAGAAGGATGAAGCGCAAATAAAAGAATTTCTAGTTGGAACCCCATACGACTATCTGGCCAAAAGGCTGGAGCTACTTAAATAG
- a CDS encoding phage major capsid protein yields the protein MNKVLELREKRAKVWDAAKAFLDSKRGENGLLSAEDTATYEKMEADVLALGKEIERLERQAALDLELSKAISSPITSAPSSQIEPEKQGRASKEYTNAFWNAMRSKGGYDVQNALKIGTDAEGGYLVPNEFEKTLIQALNDANTMRTLAKVITTSYGDRQIPVVSSKGTASWIEEGAAFSESDDAFGQVILGAHKLGTIIKISEELLNDSVFNLEQYIATEFARRIGSKEEEAFFVGDASGKPTGIFNSTGGAQIGITAASSTAIKLDEVIDLFYSLKSPYREKATFVTNDATVKEIRKLKDGNGQYLWTPSLVAGESDTILNRPVKTSVYVPTIEAGSKVMAFGDFSYYWIADRQGRSFQRLNELYAATGQVGFKVTQRVDGKLTLPEAIKVLQMKA from the coding sequence ATGAATAAAGTACTAGAATTAAGAGAAAAAAGAGCAAAGGTTTGGGACGCGGCCAAGGCGTTTTTGGACAGCAAAAGAGGTGAAAATGGCCTGCTATCTGCAGAAGACACGGCTACTTATGAAAAAATGGAAGCAGATGTATTGGCACTTGGGAAAGAAATCGAAAGACTTGAAAGGCAAGCTGCGCTTGATTTGGAGCTTTCAAAGGCTATCAGCAGCCCTATAACATCTGCACCGAGCAGTCAAATAGAGCCTGAAAAGCAGGGAAGAGCATCAAAGGAATACACTAATGCCTTCTGGAATGCTATGAGAAGCAAGGGAGGCTATGATGTTCAAAATGCCCTCAAGATTGGAACTGATGCGGAGGGCGGCTACCTTGTGCCTAATGAATTTGAAAAAACACTTATTCAGGCGCTAAATGATGCAAACACCATGAGAACACTTGCAAAAGTCATCACAACCTCTTACGGAGACAGACAGATTCCGGTGGTATCTTCTAAAGGAACAGCTTCTTGGATTGAAGAGGGGGCAGCCTTCAGCGAGAGCGATGACGCTTTTGGTCAAGTGATCCTGGGAGCTCACAAGCTGGGAACCATAATAAAGATTTCAGAGGAACTTCTAAATGACAGCGTCTTCAACCTGGAGCAATACATCGCCACTGAATTCGCAAGAAGAATAGGATCAAAAGAGGAAGAGGCCTTTTTTGTCGGGGATGCATCAGGAAAGCCAACGGGAATTTTCAATTCAACCGGAGGGGCGCAGATTGGCATTACAGCTGCCAGCAGTACAGCTATAAAGCTTGACGAAGTGATAGATCTTTTCTACTCACTCAAGTCACCATACAGGGAAAAAGCCACGTTCGTAACAAATGATGCGACGGTAAAAGAGATAAGAAAGCTTAAAGACGGAAATGGTCAGTACCTATGGACTCCTTCTCTCGTAGCTGGGGAGTCTGACACGATCCTGAATAGGCCGGTAAAAACGTCGGTATACGTTCCAACTATCGAAGCCGGATCAAAGGTTATGGCATTTGGAGACTTCTCGTACTACTGGATAGCAGACAGGCAAGGAAGATCATTCCAAAGGCTAAACGAGCTGTATGCGGCAACAGGGCAGGTAGGATTTAAGGTGACACAAAGAGTTGATGGAAAGCTGACTCTCCCAGAAGCTATTAAAGTTCTCCAGATGAAAGCGTAG
- a CDS encoding Head fiber protein yields MSNVKNYTEQGGEKTVIGGVLEIAEGGQVVGLPSDFTPAAFQADSVATTIAGLVVDFNALLAKLKAAGLMVSE; encoded by the coding sequence ATGAGTAATGTAAAAAACTATACGGAGCAAGGCGGAGAAAAGACTGTAATAGGAGGAGTGCTTGAAATTGCAGAGGGTGGGCAGGTTGTGGGTCTGCCCTCTGACTTTACGCCTGCCGCATTCCAAGCAGACAGCGTTGCAACTACAATCGCAGGACTGGTAGTCGATTTTAATGCTTTGCTTGCCAAACTGAAAGCAGCAGGACTCATGGTATCTGAGTAA
- a CDS encoding head-tail connector protein, with amino-acid sequence MVVTLEEAKLYLRVDGDEDDTLIANFINAAQELCEGILRYPLSEFIVIPEAVKQSMLYAIANLYEQRENMDMKSVIDVMTRLLFAYRKDGW; translated from the coding sequence TTGGTCGTTACACTTGAAGAAGCCAAGCTGTATCTAAGGGTTGATGGTGATGAGGATGATACGCTCATCGCTAATTTTATAAATGCCGCACAAGAGCTTTGTGAAGGCATACTTCGCTATCCGCTTTCTGAGTTTATAGTAATACCGGAGGCTGTAAAACAATCTATGCTTTATGCAATAGCCAATCTTTATGAGCAACGCGAGAACATGGACATGAAATCTGTAATTGATGTTATGACCAGGCTTCTGTTTGCTTATCGCAAAGATGGATGGTAG
- a CDS encoding nuclease-related domain-containing protein, whose protein sequence is MPAKLAQQDKEVRKLFYEKINAKVQEEKNEMNERIEKKVAPIFAKIIKPIAGVVFDVNRIKQNEKGENGEISAENGLFCLLSSDHVLMSDIVLEVEPDEFIQLDHLVISKAGIFIIETKKWGGAYKAYRDKWYVKKDTGWEPCKSPTMQNKRHHKLLKKWMQQNIGENAFVENNMYPLIIFYSSWLRTNECSMPIFESSINASFHIKSFKENVISEELISEIVNKIKYAKPLNYQEWEEKTTPKYTIEEGKTRYGKSFVRVTGSMEDAVSVADDYSRQGFKVSEVKADKKDEQVKYFYISKMENTE, encoded by the coding sequence ATGCCAGCAAAACTAGCTCAGCAGGATAAAGAGGTTAGGAAGCTATTCTATGAAAAAATAAATGCAAAAGTTCAAGAAGAAAAAAATGAAATGAACGAAAGAATAGAAAAAAAGGTGGCACCTATTTTTGCAAAAATAATTAAGCCTATTGCAGGGGTCGTATTTGATGTGAATAGGATTAAGCAAAATGAAAAAGGTGAGAATGGAGAAATTTCTGCTGAAAATGGGTTGTTCTGTCTTTTAAGTTCAGACCACGTATTAATGAGTGACATCGTATTGGAAGTCGAGCCGGATGAGTTTATACAGCTTGATCACTTGGTGATTTCAAAAGCCGGCATATTCATAATTGAAACGAAGAAATGGGGCGGCGCATATAAGGCATACCGTGACAAGTGGTATGTTAAGAAAGATACCGGCTGGGAACCATGCAAGAGCCCTACTATGCAGAACAAAAGGCATCATAAACTACTGAAAAAATGGATGCAGCAGAATATAGGTGAAAACGCGTTTGTTGAAAACAATATGTATCCGCTTATCATATTTTACAGCTCATGGCTTAGAACCAATGAGTGTTCTATGCCGATTTTTGAAAGCTCGATAAATGCATCTTTTCACATCAAGTCATTCAAGGAAAATGTGATTAGTGAAGAACTTATATCAGAGATAGTAAATAAAATAAAATACGCCAAGCCTTTGAACTATCAGGAATGGGAGGAAAAAACCACGCCCAAGTATACCATTGAAGAAGGTAAAACCAGATACGGCAAGTCATTTGTACGAGTAACAGGAAGTATGGAAGATGCAGTTTCGGTTGCAGATGATTATTCAAGACAGGGTTTTAAAGTGAGCGAGGTAAAAGCGGATAAAAAAGATGAACAGGTTAAATATTTTTATATCTCTAAGATGGAAAACACAGAATAG
- a CDS encoding phage head closure protein has protein sequence MEIGKLSKRILIQKCIPNLNENGFESETLEDYKTVWASVSNLHGKEYFAARAVQEENTVKFTIRYLAGLDQRMKILFQGKAYNITAIDNIKYRNRYIEIKATEVESGG, from the coding sequence GTGGAAATCGGTAAATTAAGCAAAAGAATACTAATTCAAAAATGTATTCCTAACCTAAATGAAAACGGCTTTGAAAGCGAGACATTGGAGGATTACAAAACTGTGTGGGCGTCAGTTTCTAACCTGCATGGCAAGGAATATTTCGCAGCCAGGGCGGTTCAAGAGGAAAATACAGTTAAGTTTACAATCAGATACCTTGCAGGTCTTGACCAGAGGATGAAGATTCTATTTCAAGGTAAAGCCTACAACATCACAGCTATCGATAACATCAAATATAGGAATAGATATATTGAGATTAAGGCGACGGAGGTGGAGTCTGGTGGCTAA
- a CDS encoding HK97-gp10 family putative phage morphogenesis protein, with translation MAKIELEGMQELIDKVNKLGSKGEVIKKRALDKAGNLVKESMEQKAPRSELTKRHMADNIKVSDIEQENGMDFVKIGPNKGDNSEFFYSKFSEWGTSKIPAQHWAEKSVLENKKKINDVIKEELERGLGELD, from the coding sequence GTGGCTAAGATTGAACTGGAAGGGATGCAGGAGCTCATAGACAAGGTCAACAAGCTTGGCAGCAAGGGTGAAGTAATTAAAAAGCGTGCCCTTGATAAAGCAGGAAACCTTGTAAAAGAGAGCATGGAGCAAAAAGCGCCAAGATCCGAGCTAACCAAAAGGCACATGGCGGACAACATTAAAGTATCGGACATTGAACAAGAAAACGGCATGGATTTCGTCAAAATTGGGCCGAATAAGGGTGATAACTCCGAATTCTTTTATTCGAAATTTTCGGAGTGGGGGACTTCGAAGATACCGGCTCAGCACTGGGCGGAAAAATCCGTGTTGGAGAACAAGAAAAAGATAAACGACGTAATAAAAGAGGAGCTGGAAAGGGGGCTGGGTGAGCTTGATTAA
- a CDS encoding major tail protein, which produces MARQIGLRDIHIALLTKDDGTGVTYDTPAKLERAISAKLSPKANSESIYSDDTVEDIITAFEGVDVEIEINQLSLESRAKLQGSKVVKGVLIESKDDMPPTLALGFKSKKNNGKYRYVWLLKGKFELASDEYDTEAEKPQPKSAKLKGTFFARDNDGNYRFIADEDATGIDQTIISAWFTAVPAEPLAP; this is translated from the coding sequence ATGGCAAGACAAATAGGACTTAGAGATATTCACATTGCTTTGCTAACCAAGGATGATGGTACTGGAGTAACATATGACACTCCAGCCAAGCTTGAGCGGGCAATAAGCGCAAAGCTCTCACCGAAGGCCAATTCAGAGAGCATATATTCTGATGATACGGTCGAGGACATAATAACTGCGTTTGAAGGAGTGGATGTTGAGATTGAAATCAACCAGCTCTCGCTTGAAAGCAGGGCAAAACTGCAAGGTTCCAAGGTGGTTAAGGGGGTGCTGATTGAAAGCAAGGATGACATGCCGCCAACACTGGCACTAGGCTTTAAATCCAAGAAAAACAACGGCAAATACCGATATGTATGGCTTTTAAAAGGCAAGTTCGAACTGGCATCCGACGAATACGACACAGAGGCGGAAAAGCCCCAGCCTAAGAGCGCAAAGCTTAAGGGTACATTCTTTGCGAGAGATAACGATGGAAACTACCGCTTTATTGCAGATGAAGATGCAACGGGAATTGATCAAACGATAATTTCTGCATGGTTTACTGCAGTGCCGGCAGAGCCGTTAGCTCCATAA